The genomic window ACCGGAGCAATGACCTCTTCGCTTTATCATGACAGACTGGGGATTTGCAAGGATAACTCATAAGCCAAAAGGCATAAATTTTGCCAAAAATGGTACAAGCCCAGCCTCTGCGGAGTTAATAGGCATGTTTATTGATAAATCCATTCCACAGCGTCAGCCATATGATTTTCAGATCAAAATGGAGTGACCAGTTTTCAATATAATACAGATCGTATTCAATCCGCTTCTCCAACGAGGTATTTCCACGCCAGCCACTAACCTGCGCCCAGCCGGTAATTCCCGCCTTCATTTTGTGTCGTAACATATATTTTGGAATGGCATTTCTGAAATTGTTTATGAATACCGGCCGTTCCGGCCGCGGCCCGACAATACTCATATCGCCACGGAGAACATTGAAAAACTGCGGGAGTTCGTCCAGGCTCGTCCTTCTCAGGAGTTTGCCTATTTTTGTGCACCGGGGATCGTCCCTCTTCGTCCATACGGGACCGGATGCCACTTCAGCATCGACTTCCATCGTCCGGAATTTTATCATTTTAAAAATCTTGCCATCCATTCCCATTCGCTCCTGTTTAAAGAAGACCGGTCCATGGGAAGTTATCTTCGTGAGGAGCGAGATAACTCCGATGAGAGGAGCCGTGCAAATTAACATGATCGTGGCAACAACAATATCCAAAAGCCTTTTCACGATGATATTCCATCCATAGAGCGGGGTATCACGAAGGCTAATAAGCGGCATGCCCTCAAACTCACTTACGCTGCCCCGTAAGGTAATAAACTCAAAGAGATCGGGTAAAACCATGATGCTTACCATCTCGTCGCCAAGATAATCCAGAATTTCCTTCAATTGATTATGGGCATGAAAAGGCAATGCAACAAACACAATGTCAATGCCCAGCTTCACAACGAACGAACGGACATCGGAGTATTTTCCCAGCACGCGGATTCCATGCAAAGTATTTCCGATGCGGCTCGGATCATGTGTCAGGAAACCGGAAATCCGTATTCCAAGTTCCGGATGTTTCCGCAATTTTTTTACCAGGTCTTGCCCAAAATTTTCTGTGCCAAGAATCAATGCATATCTTTGGTTATATCCCTTTTGCCGTAAAAAGCGTAAAAATTCCCGAAATAAAATGCGAGTCAAACTAAGCGATAGAATATTGATGAGCCAGAAATAAAAGAACGTCAGTCGGGAAAAATCATATTGACGGAAGAGGAAGGTAAGTGAGATGAGGATGAGGGTGGCAAAAGTCGATGCCTTGGCAATATCTGCAACTTCAGAAAGCTTAGTCGAAACCCGGCGGGGTCGGTACAATCCAAATATCCGAAAAACTATCCCCCATAAAGGGATCATAAAAATGAGGAGGGTCAGGTATGTTTTAAAGGGGGGAATCCCTTTAAGAACAGGTACGATGCCCGAGTAAAAACGCAGATAATAAGCCAGCATCCAGGCGCCAGACAAGACGAGCCAATCGGTAAGAAGGAGTACTGACTCAAAGAACTTGCTATGTTTCTTTAGCATAAATGCTTTTCAATAGTAACTATTCAGCGTAATATCGCCCCCTATCGTTACGAGCTGGCAAAATCAGGCAATTTGCCGCGAAATACCATCCGTAATGCCTGACTTAAATTTACCCCTTGTTTTCGACAAGTCGAGAGATAACTACGGATGAGGCAGAAGATCTTCGCTCCGTCCAGAGAACGAAAACAGCCCGATATCTTCTGCTGAACCTTCGTCATCCTGATATCGTTTTCGGCCAGGTTATTCGTGAAGGGGACGTTTTTATTGTCCATAAATCTGAGCACATCACCCTCATACTCCCGTAATCGTTCCAGGAGATTCCGTGCTTTTGTCCTTTTTACCCGCCCTCTTTTCCCCTTACGGTTCGTTTCATCAGGGGGCGGGCTTTCAGCTTCTGCGTTTTGTAATATCCCCCGGTACCTTTGCCGGTATTTCTCAGACTCGCCGTTTTCCAACAAACCCCCCGCATCCTTTACCGCACGGTTTATCTCTTCGAGCAGGGCTTTCATCTCTTTCGCCCACGGTTGCTTCTTATCCTCTTCCCACACCCCCTCCAATTCCCTCAGGTGGTGTGCATTACAGAGCGCATGTGTACAGCGGGTGTAGGTGTAATACGCCTTCAAATGGTCGTGACAAAGAATCCCCCGAAACTGGGGCAGTATCCCGATACTATCCATCGCTTCCGTCCCACGTCTTTCGTGAGGGAAAAAGTGTGTCCACAAACTATTGGATGCACTATGCAGCCAATACCTGTCTCCGTTCTTGTTGATGCTCGTTTCATCTGCCTGCAATACCTCTGATTTGACAAGTTCTTCCTTGGTTTTCCCCTCGAAGGCTTCCAGAGATTCGTAGGCATCCTTGTTAAAGTTGTAAAGAGAGCCTTCGCTCAGCGGTATCCCCATCTGCTCCTCAAAATACTCCTGGATCCTCTTATTGGGTATCAATTGATACTGTGACATATATACTGCGTGCGCTTTCAAATCCGGCCCATACTGCACTGCCTTTGTCACCCCTTCCGGAAATGACGCTACAAACCTACTTCCCTCCGCATCCTCAACTATCTCTGCCCGATACTCCGTTACCACCCTTGAAATCTTCATATCAAACACCTGACGCGACTCATAACCGATCAACCTGTATTTGCCGCTCGGATACTTCCTCCGGTCTACTTTTATTACTTCCACCTTATCAGGATTGGCTACCTTTTTCAGCGTTACTCCATCATGACCCTCTTGCCCACCTGCCTTCCTCTCTCCTTTCGCCCTGCTCTTTCTCGTGCGATTCGGATCGCTTGCGGGCGGCTTACTACTGTTGCGACTGTTCCGGTTCAGACGTCCTACCAGCAGCGTTATCACTAACACCAACAACTCTATCATTGACCTTATGGCAGGTGACAGACCTTTTTCCTCTGAAAGCAGCTTTTCTACTTTCCGCAGCGTTGCATCTATATCTATATTCTCTATCGTCAATGGATGGCACCGGTATTAATAGCCTGAAATCATCTCCTGCGGCTATTATACCACAGGCTTTTTCACCCATTTTTTTCACCCTCTACCGCCCTACAAAACTCTGTAATTCTCTGGCCGAACATACCCCACACCTCTCTTTGCAAAAACCTCCGATGGGCTACAGTGGCATCCTCCACAGCCATTTATTCTACCAACCAATTCTACGGCCCCCTTTTCTCATGTTGACTGTCAACTAAATTCTAAAATATTTTCGCTGAATAGTTACTTTCAATATATTGTTTAAATTTTTCTTTAAATATTGAACGATCGAAGTTTTCCGCATGTTTTCGAATTAAGCGCGGATCAAAAAGGTTTGTCCTTTGTTCAAAAAACCGCACCGCTTCCATTAATGACCCTGGAGTTTGTTTTGTAAAAAATACTCCTGTGGGTGATTCCGAATCTATCAGGGTCTTTGCCGCAGGTGACTCGCGGGGAGAAGGATACACTCCATGAACCGTTTCCAGTGCACCGCCCCTGGCAAAGGCAATTACCGGCTTTCCGCAGGCTTGTGCCTCTAAAGGGACGATGCCGAAGTCTTCTTCTCCGGGAAAGATCAACGCTTTGCATCCCCGATAATACTCCCTCAATGATTCACTGGATTGCCATCCGATACATTGTACATGCTTTTTTGCCATCTTTCTGATCCGCCGTTCTTCCTGGCCTTCTCCGATCAGAATAAGCGGCAGGCCCATTCTTTCAAACGCTTCTATCGCAATGTCGATTCTCTTATAGGGGGCAAATGCCGATACGAGCAAATAATAGTTTCCTTCTTTATAATTTTCCTGAGGTGTATAAAGCGAGCAATCCACGGGTGGGTGGATCACTTCTGCCAATCTTTTATAATACTTTTTTATCCGGTTTGCAACATGATAGGAGTTTGCTACAAAGTAATCCACCCGTTCACTGGAAGTAACGTCCCACATTCGTAAATAATGGGCAACAGGCGGCATCAAAACCTTTGAAATCAGTCCCTTTTGACCCGCACCAAAATACGTTTGATATTGGTCCCATACATATCGCATGGGAGTATGGCAATAACATACATGGACCGCCGTTGCAGAGGTGAGAATGCCCTTTGCCACACAGTGACTGCTGGACAGAACCAAATCGTATGCACCCATATCGAATCCTTCAATGGCCAAAGGAAACAACATCAGAAAAGATCTGTAATGCCTCTTAGTCAAAGGTATTTTCTGAAGGAAAGAGGTTTGTATATTCCTTTCCTCGATGATCTTTGAAACGCTGCCTCGGAGATGGATTAAGGTAAAAACATCTGCATCTGGAAAGATCTCGCAGAATATCTCTAAAACCTTCTCTCCGCCGCGCATTCCGGTAAGCCAGTCGTGAACAATTGCTACCCGCACAATGCAATCTCTTGTTAATTATCGTAGGGATGAATAAAAATAGATAGCTTCGGTAAATCTACGTAAATGATATTTCAAAGTCAAGCGGAAAAAGTCCTTGTGCTGTTGCTATTTTGAAATATTGTAACACTTTAGTTTTTTGAAAAAGTAGGGGCGAAGCATTTGCCATCTTGGGGTGTGAATACATTTATACCAATTTATGGCAAATGCTTCGCCCTTACACCGTGCGGCAACATCGTTATTATGGTAATTTTTCAAAAAACTAAAGTGTTACGAAATATTAATTGTTACAAAGTGACCTCAGGAATTTGAAAGAAGATTGATATTTCCGGTTGTATGTGATACATTGAGGATCAATATATTGTGTTTTAGAGATGAAAAACAGGTATGAAAGGAGACGCACATAATGAATCTAACAGAAGCGATTGATATGGTAGCAAAAGACGAACGGGATCTGCAGTTAAAATACACGAAAGTCGCCGATGAGGAAACTGACCCATTCGTAAAGGCTTTTTTACACAGAATCGTTAAAGATGCAATAAAACATGAAAAGAAGATATATAAGAAATATGAAAAGGTATTGGCTACCTTAAACAAGAAGACGTATTAAACTCTGCCTGCAGCCATGAAACAAAAACCTCCAGTACCGTATCAGATATTTCTCCTGAATCTTTTTCTTCCTGCTATCGTTCATACTTGCTTCTGTATGTCCTTTTTACAAGGGCTTTTTTGATTATGCGTTTGCTGCTCCGGAGAGCAGAGCGAGAGCCCTTGTTATAAACGAGGAAATGGAAGCGTGTTTTCTGCGAGGAATAAAACCGAGAAAGGGATATGTTACCTTGCCGGGCTGGCCGTCAGGGATGCAGCGAAGTCGTATCCAAAGATGGAACACTTTTTCAGATCTTCCGCGGTTGGTGTCAAAAGGGCCTTTATGGGCGGCTGGACAATCGTGAGTTTGAGACCCCTCAGCCGTTCTTCCAGGAGTCTTGTTGCCTCACCGCTCCATCCATAGGCACCAAAAGTGGCACATTTCTTAAGCTTTACGTTGACGCTAAACATGACATTGAGAATGTCCCACAGGGGCTTTAGTGCATCGCCATTTATAGTCGACGAGCCCATCAGAATGCCATCGGCAGATTCAATCTCGCATCGCATGGATTCCGGCGATACGGTGGTAGCGTCAAAGAGTTTTACCTCGGTATTTACCGTAGTGGCACCCTTTGCGACTGCCTCGGCCATCTTTCTCGTATTTCCGTACATTGATGCATAAAAGACCAAAATCAGTTTTTTGTAAGGGTCTTTTCTTGCCGTGCTCCAGTCTTTATAGGCATGAATGTATTTCCAGGGATCCGTCCGCAGGATGGGGCCGTGACTTGGGGCAATGAGGCGAATATCCATGTCTTTTATCTTTTCTATTGCCTCAAGAATCTTTTTCCGATAAGGGCCCATGACGTGCTCAAAATAATAGCGGAAATCTTCCGTAAAGTCATCAACCCGGTCATCAAAGAGCCGTTCATCACAAAAATGGGTCGCAAAACCATCACACGGAAAGAGTACGCGATCTTCTGCCAGGTAGGTAAACATCGTATCAGGCCAATGCCAGTACGGTGCATGGATAAACCGTAATTGCTTATTGCCCAGGCTAATAGTTTCTCCGTCTTCTACCATCCTTCCCTGAACATCCCTGTGTAAAATATTTTTCAGAAAGAGGGCTGCCGTCCTTGTGGCCAGGATTTGGGCGTTTGGCGCTTCTTTTAAAAGCATGTCCAGCGCCCCGGTATGATCCATTTCGGCGTGATTTACCACAATATAGCAAATGTCATTGAGATTAATTAACGACCGGAGTTTTTCAAGATGTTCCTGGGCAAACTTTTCGTGCACACAATCAATGAGGGTAGGTTTGTCTGCAAGGATAAGATAGGAATTATAAGTGCTCCCAAACCGGGTTTGAAATACCACGTCAAATACCCGGAGGGTTGCATTTAATGCCCCAACCCAATGAACGTTTTTGATGATTTCCAAGGTTTGCATAGGATCGTTATTGCCATATCGGAAATAAGGTTCAGTATGGCAGAAATA from Candidatus Brocadia sp. includes these protein-coding regions:
- a CDS encoding undecaprenyl-phosphate glucose phosphotransferase, which translates into the protein MLKKHSKFFESVLLLTDWLVLSGAWMLAYYLRFYSGIVPVLKGIPPFKTYLTLLIFMIPLWGIVFRIFGLYRPRRVSTKLSEVADIAKASTFATLILISLTFLFRQYDFSRLTFFYFWLINILSLSLTRILFREFLRFLRQKGYNQRYALILGTENFGQDLVKKLRKHPELGIRISGFLTHDPSRIGNTLHGIRVLGKYSDVRSFVVKLGIDIVFVALPFHAHNQLKEILDYLGDEMVSIMVLPDLFEFITLRGSVSEFEGMPLISLRDTPLYGWNIIVKRLLDIVVATIMLICTAPLIGVISLLTKITSHGPVFFKQERMGMDGKIFKMIKFRTMEVDAEVASGPVWTKRDDPRCTKIGKLLRRTSLDELPQFFNVLRGDMSIVGPRPERPVFINNFRNAIPKYMLRHKMKAGITGWAQVSGWRGNTSLEKRIEYDLYYIENWSLHFDLKIIWLTLWNGFINKHAY
- a CDS encoding IS66 family transposase, which codes for MTIENIDIDATLRKVEKLLSEEKGLSPAIRSMIELLVLVITLLVGRLNRNSRNSSKPPASDPNRTRKSRAKGERKAGGQEGHDGVTLKKVANPDKVEVIKVDRRKYPSGKYRLIGYESRQVFDMKISRVVTEYRAEIVEDAEGSRFVASFPEGVTKAVQYGPDLKAHAVYMSQYQLIPNKRIQEYFEEQMGIPLSEGSLYNFNKDAYESLEAFEGKTKEELVKSEVLQADETSINKNGDRYWLHSASNSLWTHFFPHERRGTEAMDSIGILPQFRGILCHDHLKAYYTYTRCTHALCNAHHLRELEGVWEEDKKQPWAKEMKALLEEINRAVKDAGGLLENGESEKYRQRYRGILQNAEAESPPPDETNRKGKRGRVKRTKARNLLERLREYEGDVLRFMDNKNVPFTNNLAENDIRMTKVQQKISGCFRSLDGAKIFCLIRSYLSTCRKQGVNLSQALRMVFRGKLPDFASS
- a CDS encoding glycosyltransferase translates to MWDVTSSERVDYFVANSYHVANRIKKYYKRLAEVIHPPVDCSLYTPQENYKEGNYYLLVSAFAPYKRIDIAIEAFERMGLPLILIGEGQEERRIRKMAKKHVQCIGWQSSESLREYYRGCKALIFPGEEDFGIVPLEAQACGKPVIAFARGGALETVHGVYPSPRESPAAKTLIDSESPTGVFFTKQTPGSLMEAVRFFEQRTNLFDPRLIRKHAENFDRSIFKEKFKQYIESNYSAKIF
- a CDS encoding FprA family A-type flavoprotein; the protein is MQTLEIIKNVHWVGALNATLRVFDVVFQTRFGSTYNSYLILADKPTLIDCVHEKFAQEHLEKLRSLINLNDICYIVVNHAEMDHTGALDMLLKEAPNAQILATRTAALFLKNILHRDVQGRMVEDGETISLGNKQLRFIHAPYWHWPDTMFTYLAEDRVLFPCDGFATHFCDERLFDDRVDDFTEDFRYYFEHVMGPYRKKILEAIEKIKDMDIRLIAPSHGPILRTDPWKYIHAYKDWSTARKDPYKKLILVFYASMYGNTRKMAEAVAKGATTVNTEVKLFDATTVSPESMRCEIESADGILMGSSTINGDALKPLWDILNVMFSVNVKLKKCATFGAYGWSGEATRLLEERLRGLKLTIVQPPIKALLTPTAEDLKKCSIFGYDFAASLTASPAR